Proteins co-encoded in one Stutzerimonas stutzeri genomic window:
- a CDS encoding GFA family protein, which translates to MDSFTGGCLCGNVRLVATGRPYRVGLCHCLDCRKHHGALFYAAAVFAQEAVTIEGEASEYAGRYFCPRCGSSVYARSGDEVEVHLGALDSPDQLMPTYESWVVRRESWLPAFPVAKCYRGDREGSGRFED; encoded by the coding sequence GTGGATTCATTCACAGGAGGCTGCCTGTGCGGCAATGTCCGGTTGGTGGCAACGGGGCGCCCGTACCGTGTCGGTCTATGTCATTGCCTGGACTGCCGTAAGCACCACGGCGCGCTGTTCTATGCGGCGGCGGTGTTCGCTCAGGAGGCGGTGACGATCGAGGGGGAGGCGAGCGAGTACGCCGGTCGCTACTTTTGCCCCCGGTGTGGCTCGTCGGTCTATGCACGCAGCGGGGACGAGGTCGAGGTTCACCTGGGCGCGCTGGATTCCCCGGATCAACTGATGCCGACCTATGAAAGCTGGGTCGTTCGCCGCGAGTCCTGGCTGCCGGCGTTTCCAGTCGCCAAATGCTACCGGGGCGATCGCGAGGGCAGCGGGCGCTTCGAAGACTAG
- a CDS encoding DUF3618 domain-containing protein, which translates to MSTRNQIDAEAQKDPAELEREIDQQRAEIGNIVHALENKLSPGELIDTALGYVKGGGGEFFSNLSNTVKANPVPTVLTSIGLLWMMAGQNRQPHSNVTTTGYGASSSGPSMGEKLSAKTAGIKQHSAELKDKASQMSHSVSESLGNARSRASDSRRHASERLRGGADRARGGFNHLLQEQPLALGAIGIALGALLAASVPPTRREDEALGEVSDRMTDRLRHKAEQGYQKVSAKGEEMAEQVKHNSNHDAGRSTTSGTTNSTGSPAGL; encoded by the coding sequence ATGAGCACTCGTAACCAGATAGATGCCGAAGCACAAAAGGATCCCGCCGAGCTGGAGCGGGAGATCGACCAGCAGCGAGCCGAGATTGGCAACATCGTCCATGCGCTGGAAAACAAACTGTCTCCGGGCGAGCTCATCGATACGGCGCTGGGCTACGTGAAAGGCGGGGGCGGGGAGTTCTTCTCCAACCTGAGCAACACGGTCAAGGCCAATCCGGTGCCGACGGTGCTGACTTCCATCGGCCTGCTGTGGATGATGGCCGGGCAGAATCGCCAGCCACATTCGAACGTGACCACCACCGGTTACGGCGCCAGCTCATCCGGTCCGTCGATGGGTGAAAAGCTCTCGGCGAAAACGGCCGGGATCAAGCAGCACAGTGCCGAGCTCAAGGACAAGGCCAGCCAGATGAGCCACAGCGTGTCCGAGTCGCTTGGCAATGCACGGAGCCGGGCCAGCGATTCCAGGCGCCACGCGTCCGAGCGGCTGCGCGGCGGTGCTGACCGCGCCCGTGGTGGTTTCAACCATCTGCTGCAGGAGCAACCCTTGGCGCTCGGTGCCATTGGCATCGCGCTAGGCGCTTTGCTGGCGGCTTCGGTGCCACCGACGCGTCGTGAGGACGAAGCGCTGGGTGAAGTCAGCGACCGCATGACCGATCGGCTTCGCCACAAGGCCGAGCAGGGGTACCAGAAGGTATCGGCCAAAGGCGAGGAAATGGCCGAACAGGTCAAGCACAACAGCAACCACGACGCGGGACGTTCCACTACCAGTGGCACCACCAACTCCACCGGCTCACCCGCCGGGCTGTGA
- a CDS encoding WecB/TagA/CpsF family glycosyltransferase, whose protein sequence is MDPLIGKLKLLDETDTGPFISELKKRESPTILGFLNQHGYNIAQRHTSVLDSFLQVNYLLRDGIGIKIACLFNGRDPKANLNGSDFIPELIEDLVGDSEDRYELFAMGTREPWLSDGARKLFGDRRFHAIDGFKRAEEYLEFYRQHHVPGRFPIIVLAMGMPKQEHVALHLQKAMNTRALLICGGAILDFSAQRFPRAPMLFRRFGLEWAFRMLIEPRRLFKRYAVGIPLFFFYLSRNVFSGARRVDGWNALKREP, encoded by the coding sequence ATGGATCCTTTGATAGGGAAGCTGAAACTATTGGATGAGACGGACACAGGCCCTTTTATTTCCGAGCTGAAGAAGCGGGAGTCGCCCACCATTCTGGGCTTTCTCAACCAGCACGGGTACAACATCGCGCAGCGCCACACGTCGGTGCTGGACAGTTTTCTGCAGGTCAATTACCTGCTGCGCGACGGTATCGGTATCAAGATCGCCTGCCTGTTCAATGGGCGCGACCCCAAGGCCAACCTGAACGGCTCCGACTTTATCCCTGAGCTGATCGAAGATCTGGTCGGCGATTCCGAGGATCGCTATGAACTGTTTGCCATGGGCACCCGCGAGCCGTGGCTGAGCGATGGCGCACGCAAGCTTTTCGGGGATCGTCGCTTCCATGCGATCGATGGCTTCAAGCGGGCCGAGGAATACCTGGAGTTCTACCGGCAGCACCATGTGCCGGGGCGCTTTCCGATCATCGTGCTGGCGATGGGTATGCCCAAGCAGGAGCATGTCGCGCTGCATCTGCAGAAGGCGATGAACACCCGCGCGTTGCTGATCTGTGGCGGGGCGATCCTGGACTTTTCGGCGCAGCGCTTCCCGCGTGCGCCGATGCTGTTCCGCCGCTTTGGTCTGGAATGGGCGTTCCGCATGCTCATCGAGCCGCGCCGCTTGTTCAAGCGCTACGCGGTGGGCATTCCGTTGTTCTTCTTCTACCTGTCGCGCAACGTCTTTTCCGGCGCGCGTCGTGTAGACGGCTGGAACGCGCTCAAGCGCGAACCCTGA
- a CDS encoding phosphoribosyltransferase family protein has translation MNYRSLNDLSRLSTECASQIPDDIELVIGIPRSGMLVASIIALKQNLPLTDLYSFLRNDDLKKGHTRTYKHAELLKPMDAKKVLLVDDSISSAKSMQAALEQVRATYQGSVVTLAAFAERHNRHLVDMHLELVEQPRVFEWNIMHHPFLAQACLDIDGVLCVDPTLEENDDGPNYRAFLTGTRSLFVPSVKVAHLVTSRLEKYRAETEEWLARNGVQYGTLHMLDLPTAEERRRLNIHHKFKAEVYAKQPLARLFVESEVKQAVEIMRLSGKPVYCIETNEMYVPGQVYNLKANALRKSYSLKAKLAGKARSVLSKWAPAAPSSKG, from the coding sequence ATGAATTACCGAAGCTTGAATGACTTGTCGCGGCTCAGCACGGAGTGCGCCAGCCAGATTCCAGATGATATCGAGTTGGTGATCGGTATTCCGCGCAGTGGGATGCTGGTTGCCAGCATCATCGCACTGAAACAGAACCTGCCACTGACGGATCTGTATTCGTTCTTGCGCAACGACGACCTCAAGAAAGGTCATACCCGAACCTACAAGCACGCCGAACTGCTCAAGCCGATGGATGCGAAGAAGGTCCTGCTGGTCGACGACAGCATCTCGTCGGCCAAGTCGATGCAGGCAGCGCTGGAGCAGGTGCGCGCGACCTATCAAGGCAGCGTGGTGACCTTGGCGGCGTTCGCCGAACGGCACAATCGGCACCTGGTGGACATGCATCTCGAGCTCGTCGAACAACCGCGGGTGTTCGAATGGAACATCATGCACCACCCCTTTCTCGCCCAGGCGTGTCTGGATATCGATGGCGTGCTGTGCGTCGATCCGACCCTCGAGGAGAACGATGACGGGCCGAACTACCGGGCCTTTCTCACGGGCACTCGTTCGTTATTCGTGCCTTCGGTCAAGGTCGCGCACCTGGTGACCAGCCGGCTCGAGAAATATCGTGCCGAAACGGAGGAGTGGTTGGCGCGCAACGGCGTGCAGTATGGAACGTTGCACATGCTAGACCTGCCCACGGCTGAGGAGCGCCGCCGGCTGAACATACATCACAAGTTCAAAGCGGAGGTCTATGCCAAGCAACCGCTGGCGCGCCTGTTCGTCGAAAGCGAGGTCAAGCAGGCGGTGGAAATCATGAGGCTCAGCGGCAAGCCGGTGTACTGCATCGAGACCAACGAGATGTACGTGCCGGGCCAGGTCTACAACCTCAAGGCCAATGCCTTGCGCAAGAGTTATAGCCTCAAGGCCAAGCTGGCCGGCAAGGCCAGATCGGTGCTGAGCAAATGGGCGCCAGCGGCGCCCTCTTCGAAAGGCTGA
- a CDS encoding VOC family protein translates to MNSKNTICLWYDGTALEAATFYAATFPNSAVGPVMHAPGDYPSGQEGDVLTVEFTVAGIPCLGLNGGPAFKHSEAFSFQIATNDQAETDRLWNAIVDNGGEESACGWCKDKWGLSWQITPRILTAAITGPDRAAAKRAFDAMMGMKKIDIAAIEAALAS, encoded by the coding sequence ATGAACAGCAAAAATACCATCTGCCTCTGGTATGACGGCACCGCGCTGGAGGCCGCAACCTTCTATGCCGCCACATTTCCCAACAGCGCCGTCGGCCCGGTCATGCATGCACCTGGCGACTACCCGTCTGGCCAGGAAGGCGATGTGCTGACGGTTGAGTTCACCGTCGCGGGCATCCCCTGCCTCGGCCTGAATGGCGGCCCTGCGTTCAAGCACAGCGAGGCGTTCTCGTTCCAGATCGCGACCAACGACCAGGCCGAAACCGACCGCCTGTGGAACGCCATCGTCGACAATGGCGGCGAGGAAAGCGCCTGCGGCTGGTGCAAGGACAAGTGGGGGCTGTCCTGGCAAATCACCCCACGGATCCTGACCGCCGCGATAACCGGCCCCGACCGGGCTGCGGCCAAGCGCGCATTCGACGCGATGATGGGCATGAAGAAGATCGACATCGCCGCCATCGAAGCGGCATTGGCCTCCTAG
- a CDS encoding DUF488 family protein, which produces MTAHEPPQIWTIGHSTRTSEAFIAILEHFGIQAIADVRRFPGSKRWPQFASANLEAALSERGIAYEWIEQLGGRRRAAPGPSSSGWRNASFRGYAEHVRSEEFAAGLQRLLRLASERRTAMMCAEVLWWRCHRALVSDVLKLRGVEVLHIQDEQHLTTHPFTTPARLDEDGLTYDESAGVPLKTSVTR; this is translated from the coding sequence ATGACTGCCCACGAGCCGCCGCAGATCTGGACGATTGGCCATTCCACCCGCACGTCCGAGGCGTTCATCGCGATCCTGGAACACTTTGGCATTCAAGCCATCGCCGACGTCCGTCGCTTCCCGGGCTCGAAACGCTGGCCGCAGTTCGCCTCGGCAAACCTTGAGGCCGCGCTCAGCGAACGCGGAATTGCCTATGAGTGGATCGAGCAACTGGGTGGGAGGCGTCGGGCCGCACCGGGACCGAGCTCAAGCGGCTGGCGCAATGCATCGTTCCGGGGGTATGCCGAGCATGTGCGCAGCGAGGAGTTCGCCGCCGGGCTGCAGCGCCTGCTGCGCCTGGCCAGTGAGCGACGCACCGCGATGATGTGCGCCGAAGTGCTCTGGTGGCGCTGCCACCGCGCCCTTGTGTCGGATGTGCTGAAATTGCGCGGCGTGGAAGTGCTGCATATCCAGGACGAACAGCACCTGACAACTCATCCGTTTACCACACCGGCGAGGCTTGACGAGGATGGGTTGACCTATGACGAATCTGCCGGCGTGCCGCTGAAGACCTCCGTCACGCGATAA
- a CDS encoding DUF2945 domain-containing protein, which translates to MAQQKFKVGDHVRWNSEAGHVTGRIVRVHTQDTDYKGHTRRASPDEPQYEIASDKTDHVAMHKGSALSKIE; encoded by the coding sequence ATGGCGCAGCAGAAATTCAAGGTTGGCGACCATGTCCGCTGGAATTCAGAGGCAGGCCATGTGACGGGGCGCATCGTCCGGGTGCATACGCAGGACACCGACTATAAAGGTCACACGCGCCGAGCGAGTCCGGATGAACCGCAATACGAGATCGCGAGCGACAAGACAGATCACGTGGCGATGCACAAGGGAAGCGCGCTGAGCAAGATCGAATGA
- a CDS encoding phage holin family protein has product MRPENDTSVGGLLRQLTHEVPSLITKELALAKAELNESLRATKAGAASVATGGAVLLGGFIVLLMSAVYGLSKVMEPWLAALIVGGVVVVIGLIMVSAGKKKFEASSFKPERTIHSVNKDKEAVRGHTS; this is encoded by the coding sequence ATGCGTCCCGAGAACGATACCTCGGTAGGCGGCCTGCTGCGGCAGCTGACCCACGAAGTGCCGTCCTTGATCACCAAGGAACTGGCGCTGGCCAAAGCGGAGCTGAACGAATCCCTGCGCGCGACCAAGGCCGGCGCCGCCAGCGTCGCCACGGGCGGGGCCGTGCTGCTCGGCGGCTTCATCGTCCTGCTGATGTCTGCAGTCTATGGCCTGAGCAAGGTCATGGAGCCGTGGCTTGCCGCGCTGATCGTCGGCGGCGTCGTCGTGGTGATCGGCCTGATCATGGTGTCCGCCGGCAAGAAGAAGTTCGAGGCGTCGTCATTCAAGCCCGAGCGCACCATCCACTCGGTCAACAAGGATAAAGAAGCTGTCAGGGGGCACACGTCATGA
- a CDS encoding lipopolysaccharide biosynthesis protein, which produces MSDLYRVGKRTVAKLWVTGDASSKVFKGMATLAVGNGLARIVGLASIPILTRIYAPEHFGALSVFTALLLIFTPLLTLRYELAVPLPRRDGAAMTLMAISVCLVVVMTLAMAVLLWWTGPALLKLASAEALIPYVWILLVALFSAGLYEVLLIWAVRRRAYPAIARTQLQQSAVGSIAKIALGLLGLKPLGLLAGQALGAGAGTMSLIRLFGKDVRGYWRHVTPKRAWCMLRYYRSFPIYRLPSQLLQLFASQAPLLLTAALYDAQTTGQLGLAMMTLALPMNLLGHSTSKAYYAEIATIGRKRPDAIRRVTYSVIKRLLLLALAPTLLLLFFGAPLFGLMFGAQWSLAGELASVLALYLLFQFMHAPVSHLLSVFEGQRLHLMLNLQRTALTIAAFAAGYVLDLPINTVIGLYAIALSAHYLFSLLVTLRVIPRAAG; this is translated from the coding sequence ATGTCAGACCTTTATCGAGTCGGCAAGCGCACCGTGGCCAAGCTATGGGTCACGGGTGATGCTTCGTCCAAGGTATTCAAAGGCATGGCTACGCTGGCGGTCGGTAATGGGCTGGCCAGGATCGTTGGCCTGGCCAGCATACCGATCCTCACGCGGATCTACGCCCCGGAGCACTTCGGGGCGCTTTCGGTATTCACCGCCCTGCTGCTGATCTTCACGCCACTTTTGACGTTGCGCTACGAACTGGCTGTGCCGCTGCCGCGCAGGGACGGCGCCGCCATGACACTGATGGCCATCTCGGTCTGCCTGGTCGTGGTGATGACTCTGGCCATGGCGGTGCTGCTCTGGTGGACAGGGCCCGCGCTGCTGAAGCTGGCCTCGGCCGAGGCACTGATCCCTTACGTCTGGATTCTGCTGGTCGCGCTGTTCAGCGCCGGGCTGTATGAGGTGTTGCTGATCTGGGCCGTACGGCGGCGCGCCTACCCGGCGATCGCGCGCACGCAGCTCCAGCAAAGTGCCGTGGGTTCAATTGCAAAGATTGCGTTGGGATTACTCGGACTGAAGCCGCTCGGGCTTCTGGCGGGCCAGGCGTTGGGCGCCGGCGCGGGGACGATGTCGCTGATTCGGCTGTTTGGGAAGGATGTCAGGGGCTATTGGCGGCATGTCACGCCCAAGCGGGCCTGGTGCATGTTGAGGTACTACCGGAGTTTTCCGATCTATCGGCTGCCGTCACAGCTGCTGCAGCTCTTTGCCAGCCAGGCACCGTTGCTCCTGACCGCCGCGCTCTACGATGCCCAGACCACGGGGCAACTTGGGTTGGCGATGATGACGCTGGCGTTGCCGATGAACCTGTTGGGTCACTCGACCAGCAAGGCGTACTACGCCGAAATCGCCACCATCGGGCGCAAACGCCCAGACGCTATCCGACGCGTGACCTACTCGGTGATCAAGCGGCTGCTGCTGCTCGCGCTCGCGCCGACGCTCTTGCTGCTGTTCTTCGGCGCCCCGCTGTTCGGGTTGATGTTCGGGGCCCAGTGGAGCCTCGCGGGGGAATTGGCCTCAGTACTGGCGCTCTACCTGCTGTTCCAGTTCATGCATGCTCCGGTATCCCACTTGTTGTCGGTGTTCGAGGGCCAACGGCTGCATCTGATGCTGAACCTGCAGCGAACTGCACTGACGATAGCCGCCTTCGCGGCCGGGTATGTCCTGGACCTGCCGATCAACACGGTGATAGGGCTCTACGCGATCGCCCTGTCAGCGCATTATCTGTTCAGCCTGCTGGTAACGCTGAGAGTGATTCCACGCGCGGCGGGATAA
- a CDS encoding glycoside hydrolase family 5 protein, giving the protein MLGTRSASKRSKGILLGLALVLGSAASEAENIDLIGLNIGGAAFSGNVIPGKYKTNYFFPAPGYLSQWKAKGIKTIRFPIMWERLQHELNGELDEDYARLIEETFEQAADNDIGVILDIHNYARYQKQLIGTDAVPISAYEDLLERIAKRWKDQRGLYAYDIMNEPHGADKYWPAAAQAGIDAIRRHDKERPLFIEGNFWSSSYRWPKFNDPLLQLKDPSDKLIFSAHLYLDKHGSGQYKEPLEDDFDTMLGVERVKPFVDWLIKHGRQGHIGEFGIPSDDPRLLEAMDNLLAYLQQHCIPMTYWAAGSSWGKYKLSVEPQDGRDRPQWAVLDKYIGQGNCSRIGPIQ; this is encoded by the coding sequence ATGTTAGGGACACGCAGCGCTTCGAAACGATCAAAAGGAATACTCCTCGGACTCGCACTTGTGCTCGGGAGTGCCGCCAGCGAAGCAGAAAATATTGACCTGATCGGCCTGAATATCGGTGGCGCCGCGTTTTCTGGCAATGTGATACCAGGCAAATATAAAACAAATTATTTCTTCCCAGCCCCCGGCTATCTTTCGCAATGGAAGGCCAAAGGCATCAAGACCATTCGCTTCCCTATCATGTGGGAGCGTTTGCAACACGAGCTCAATGGTGAACTTGATGAAGACTATGCGCGGTTGATCGAGGAGACATTTGAACAAGCCGCCGATAACGACATTGGCGTCATCCTCGATATACACAACTATGCCCGCTACCAAAAGCAGCTCATCGGAACCGATGCCGTGCCGATATCCGCCTATGAAGATCTGCTCGAGCGTATTGCCAAGCGCTGGAAAGATCAGCGCGGACTTTACGCTTACGACATCATGAACGAACCGCACGGCGCCGATAAGTACTGGCCGGCCGCAGCGCAGGCGGGTATCGATGCCATCAGAAGGCACGATAAAGAACGCCCCTTGTTCATTGAAGGTAACTTCTGGTCCAGCAGTTATCGCTGGCCGAAATTCAATGATCCGCTGCTGCAATTGAAAGACCCCTCCGACAAGTTGATATTTTCCGCCCACCTCTACCTGGACAAACACGGTAGCGGACAATACAAGGAGCCGCTGGAGGATGACTTCGACACCATGCTGGGCGTCGAGCGCGTCAAGCCCTTTGTCGACTGGTTGATCAAGCACGGCAGACAAGGCCATATCGGCGAGTTTGGAATTCCCTCCGATGATCCACGCTTGCTCGAAGCGATGGATAATCTGCTGGCCTACCTGCAACAACACTGCATCCCCATGACGTATTGGGCAGCGGGTTCGTCCTGGGGCAAATACAAGCTATCCGTCGAACCGCAGGATGGTCGCGACCGACCCCAGTGGGCGGTTCTCGACAAGTACATCGGCCAGGGTAATTGCAGCCGCATCGGACCGATCCAGTAA
- a CDS encoding glycosyltransferase — protein sequence MVRFSIVTINWNNLAGLKETYLSLANQTYRNFRWIVIDGASKDGSGEWLNNLDDSQAEITIEPDKGIYDAMDKGRQRAVETPGYTLFLNSGDSLADPTVLARINDELSKATTKPKFIYGDFYRQEAGGVLKRTSARSIERAPLGLPASHQTMYFENERLRQFKFRLDYKLSADYCLLLEFLQGLDLQRDVLQLSFPLCIFDTSGVSHKRRFEAIREDMDIRTRFLKFSKPNAFALYVLHYVHTHTKQLRASLGR from the coding sequence ATGGTCCGTTTCAGTATCGTAACTATAAACTGGAATAATCTGGCTGGCCTGAAGGAAACCTATCTGAGTCTTGCCAACCAGACCTACCGTAACTTTCGCTGGATCGTGATCGATGGCGCATCCAAGGATGGCAGTGGCGAGTGGCTTAACAATCTGGATGACAGTCAGGCCGAAATAACCATCGAGCCGGACAAGGGCATCTATGATGCGATGGATAAAGGTCGTCAGCGCGCCGTCGAAACGCCTGGTTATACCTTGTTTCTCAACAGTGGCGATTCGCTCGCCGATCCGACGGTATTGGCGCGCATCAACGACGAACTTTCGAAGGCGACGACCAAGCCGAAGTTCATCTATGGTGATTTCTATCGCCAGGAAGCCGGTGGTGTTTTGAAGCGGACCAGTGCGCGGTCAATCGAGCGTGCGCCTCTGGGATTACCGGCCAGCCATCAGACCATGTATTTCGAGAATGAGCGGCTTCGCCAGTTCAAGTTCCGGCTCGACTACAAGTTGTCCGCCGATTACTGCTTGTTGCTGGAATTCCTGCAGGGCCTGGATCTGCAGCGTGATGTCCTGCAATTGTCTTTTCCGCTCTGTATCTTCGACACCAGCGGTGTCTCGCACAAGCGACGCTTCGAAGCGATTCGAGAAGATATGGATATCAGAACGCGCTTCCTGAAGTTCTCGAAGCCTAACGCGTTCGCCCTTTATGTATTGCACTACGTGCATACGCATACCAAGCAATTACGAGCGTCCTTGGGGCGTTAA
- a CDS encoding glycoside hydrolase family 5 protein, translating into MSINVLTGAPRALARSIALAALFGAVVFTGEAAAAITVSASSTAAFTSKINTFTSNDFLNGVWRRTAALSVPASSAAIAAFKPGVQIKFADGQVRKITKVYVVGSNLSIYVDGALLDGAKVGAPHTVSTAVASVEAPATSAPAPTPTAPAPSSTLSVAVNNFTSTDWDRGIYRRSPGFSIPDTASNKAAFVVGASAKLADGQVRKITAVYDTGANLSIMMGGSLLSGSAVGYPKVVSVVTSTGTTTSPAVTQPAPTPTPAPAPAPTAPAPSTTYSAALNSFTNSDWDNGIYRKAAGFSIPDTGANKSTFVVGASVKLADGQVRQVAAVYDVGDHLSIMLTGSTLSGSAVGYPKTISVVSSTGGTTAPTSPAAPAPAPAPTPAPAPAPTTPVVSDGSGIDLVGVNFGSGVFDPANVPGIYNKGYTYADESYYKRHAGLGFKLVRLGFLWERIQPKLGTELDAAELARIKQSLDYAQKYGIKVILDMHNYYRYYGKVINSPEVPRAQFAETWRKIAVQVSKHPALYGYGLMNEPYNTGNNLWPQTAQAAGQAIRTIDPTKWIMIAGDRYSSAYHWQKYNTQLINDPWMRDPKNNLVYEAHQYLDSDFSGTYRNTAETFAPNLGVERVKPWVEWLKANKLRGYLGEHGIPDFSPSAVVATDKLLAYLAENCIPSTYWAAGPRWGENIMALDVSSGKYRPQLAPLQKYASAKKTCSTIGPL; encoded by the coding sequence ATGTCTATCAACGTATTGACGGGTGCCCCCCGCGCACTCGCTCGTTCCATCGCCCTTGCTGCCCTGTTCGGCGCTGTTGTGTTCACTGGCGAAGCGGCTGCTGCCATCACCGTAAGCGCGTCTTCGACGGCCGCGTTCACCTCGAAGATTAATACCTTCACCAGCAACGATTTCCTCAATGGTGTATGGCGCCGGACTGCCGCGCTGTCCGTCCCGGCAAGCTCCGCCGCGATCGCTGCGTTCAAACCGGGTGTTCAGATCAAATTTGCCGACGGCCAAGTACGCAAGATCACCAAGGTGTACGTCGTTGGTAGCAACCTCAGCATTTATGTGGACGGCGCCCTGCTCGATGGCGCCAAGGTCGGCGCGCCGCATACCGTCAGCACGGCGGTGGCGTCCGTAGAAGCACCGGCTACCTCGGCTCCGGCTCCGACCCCAACAGCGCCCGCCCCGAGCAGCACCCTCTCGGTGGCTGTGAACAATTTCACCAGCACCGATTGGGATCGCGGGATCTATCGTCGCTCGCCCGGTTTCTCCATCCCCGATACCGCCTCCAACAAGGCTGCGTTCGTTGTCGGTGCGTCGGCTAAGCTGGCGGACGGTCAGGTGCGTAAAATCACCGCCGTCTACGATACGGGCGCCAACCTCTCGATCATGATGGGTGGCTCGTTGTTGTCTGGCAGCGCCGTCGGTTACCCGAAAGTCGTCAGCGTGGTGACCAGCACTGGCACCACCACGTCGCCCGCCGTCACTCAGCCGGCTCCGACTCCGACTCCGGCTCCGGCTCCTGCACCGACCGCGCCCGCGCCCAGCACGACCTATTCCGCCGCGCTGAACAGCTTCACCAACTCGGACTGGGACAATGGCATCTACCGCAAGGCGGCCGGCTTCTCGATCCCCGACACGGGCGCCAACAAATCCACCTTCGTGGTCGGTGCGTCGGTGAAACTCGCTGATGGCCAGGTTCGCCAGGTCGCTGCCGTCTATGACGTGGGTGATCACCTGTCCATCATGCTGACCGGCTCGACACTGTCCGGCAGCGCGGTGGGTTACCCGAAGACCATCAGCGTGGTGTCCAGCACCGGCGGCACGACGGCGCCCACCAGCCCCGCTGCACCGGCACCGGCCCCTGCGCCAACGCCAGCACCGGCTCCGGCACCCACCACACCGGTGGTCAGCGATGGCAGCGGTATCGATCTGGTCGGCGTGAACTTCGGTTCGGGCGTGTTCGACCCGGCGAACGTTCCGGGCATCTATAACAAGGGCTATACCTACGCCGACGAGTCCTACTACAAGCGTCACGCCGGCCTTGGCTTCAAGCTGGTGCGCCTGGGCTTCCTCTGGGAGCGCATCCAGCCCAAGTTGGGCACTGAACTCGACGCCGCTGAACTGGCGCGCATCAAGCAGTCGCTGGATTACGCCCAGAAGTACGGCATCAAGGTCATCCTTGATATGCACAACTACTATCGCTATTACGGCAAGGTGATCAACTCTCCTGAAGTGCCGCGCGCTCAGTTCGCCGAAACCTGGCGCAAGATCGCGGTACAGGTATCCAAGCACCCGGCCCTGTATGGCTATGGTCTGATGAACGAGCCGTACAACACCGGCAACAACCTCTGGCCGCAGACTGCTCAGGCTGCCGGGCAAGCGATCCGTACGATCGATCCGACCAAGTGGATCATGATCGCCGGTGACCGTTACTCCAGCGCCTACCATTGGCAGAAGTACAACACCCAGCTGATCAACGACCCGTGGATGCGTGATCCGAAGAACAACCTGGTCTACGAAGCGCACCAGTACCTGGACAGCGACTTCTCGGGTACCTATCGCAACACCGCCGAAACCTTCGCCCCGAACCTGGGCGTCGAGCGGGTCAAGCCGTGGGTCGAGTGGTTGAAAGCCAACAAGCTGCGCGGCTATCTGGGTGAGCATGGCATTCCGGATTTCTCCCCGTCCGCCGTGGTCGCTACCGACAAGCTGCTGGCTTACCTGGCCGAGAATTGCATCCCGAGCACCTACTGGGCTGCCGGTCCTCGCTGGGGTGAAAACATCATGGCGCTGGACGTCTCCAGCGGAAAGTACCGCCCTCAGTTGGCCCCGCTGCAGAAGTACGCTTCGGCCAAGAAGACCTGCTCCACCATCGGCCCGCTGTAA